The Coffea arabica cultivar ET-39 chromosome 4e, Coffea Arabica ET-39 HiFi, whole genome shotgun sequence genome includes a window with the following:
- the LOC113742894 gene encoding uncharacterized protein isoform X1: MPRNSSRKGPSNSATSTNSSSAVDLFRSATGKAASKELERIDQLFFSYANNSSGLIDPEGIESFCSDLEVDHTDVRILMLAWKMQAEKQGYFTLDEWRRGLRALRADTIVKLKKALPDLEKEVRRPSTFEDFYTYAFRYCLTEEKQKSIDIESICVLLDLVLGSRFGPQVDYLVQYLKTQTDYMVINMDQWKGFYRFCTEISFPDLSNYDPDSAWPWILDNFVDWMRAKQG; the protein is encoded by the exons ATGCCTCGCAATTCATCAAGAAAAGGTCCCTCCAATTCTGCTACCTCCACCAATTCTTCCTCGGCGGTCGATCTCTTTCGCTCTG CTACAGGTAAAGCTGCCAGCAAGGAGCTGGAGCGAATCGATCAGCTCTTCTTTTCATATGCAAATAATTCATCTGGATTAATTGA CCCTGAAGGAATTGAATCTTTTTGTTCTGATTTGGAGGTGGATCATACTGATGTCCGGATATTAATGCTGGCAtg GAAAATGCAAGCTGAGAAACAAGGATACTTTACCCTG GATGAATGGAGAAGAGGTCTCAGAGCATTGCGAGCAGATACAATTGTTAAACTGAAAAAAGCACTTCCTGACCTTGAGAAAGAG GTTAGGAGACCGTCAACATTTGAGGATTTCTACACATATGCGTTCCGATATTGTCTAACAG aggaaaaacaaaagagcaTTGATATTGAGAGTATATGTGTTCTACTGGATCTTGTTTTGGGATCCCGATTTGGACCACAAGTTGACTATTTGGTTCAGTATCTTAAG ACACAGACTGATTACATGGTTATAAACATGGATCAGTGGAAGGGGTTTTATCGTTTTTGCACTGAG ATAAGCTTCCCAGACCTTAGTAACTATGACCCGGACTCTGCTTGGCCCTGGATCTTGGATAATTTTGTTGACTGGATGAGAGCGAAGCAGGGTTAA
- the LOC113742894 gene encoding uncharacterized protein isoform X2, whose translation MLCLATGKAASKELERIDQLFFSYANNSSGLIDPEGIESFCSDLEVDHTDVRILMLAWKMQAEKQGYFTLDEWRRGLRALRADTIVKLKKALPDLEKEVRRPSTFEDFYTYAFRYCLTEEKQKSIDIESICVLLDLVLGSRFGPQVDYLVQYLKTQTDYMVINMDQWKGFYRFCTEISFPDLSNYDPDSAWPWILDNFVDWMRAKQG comes from the exons ATGTTGTGCTTAG CTACAGGTAAAGCTGCCAGCAAGGAGCTGGAGCGAATCGATCAGCTCTTCTTTTCATATGCAAATAATTCATCTGGATTAATTGA CCCTGAAGGAATTGAATCTTTTTGTTCTGATTTGGAGGTGGATCATACTGATGTCCGGATATTAATGCTGGCAtg GAAAATGCAAGCTGAGAAACAAGGATACTTTACCCTG GATGAATGGAGAAGAGGTCTCAGAGCATTGCGAGCAGATACAATTGTTAAACTGAAAAAAGCACTTCCTGACCTTGAGAAAGAG GTTAGGAGACCGTCAACATTTGAGGATTTCTACACATATGCGTTCCGATATTGTCTAACAG aggaaaaacaaaagagcaTTGATATTGAGAGTATATGTGTTCTACTGGATCTTGTTTTGGGATCCCGATTTGGACCACAAGTTGACTATTTGGTTCAGTATCTTAAG ACACAGACTGATTACATGGTTATAAACATGGATCAGTGGAAGGGGTTTTATCGTTTTTGCACTGAG ATAAGCTTCCCAGACCTTAGTAACTATGACCCGGACTCTGCTTGGCCCTGGATCTTGGATAATTTTGTTGACTGGATGAGAGCGAAGCAGGGTTAA
- the LOC113742895 gene encoding deSI-like protein At4g17486 yields MLCRKSSVKNGRGTVPVNLNVYDLTSINGYAYWLGLGVYHSGVQVHGVEYAFGAHEYPTTGIFEGEPKQCDGFTFRKSLLMGWTEMTPGQVRGVMEELAEKYRGNAYNLITKNCNHFCNDACIKLTGNPIPSWVNRLAKLGFFCKCIIPVTLNTTKVGHHTIEDKVCDSEKTKLRSRSKRSNSPSSSSSSSSSQDSTNRDPSRTSHPPSSPLIPGSSSS; encoded by the exons ATGTTGTGCAGAAAAAGTTCAGTTAAAAATGGCCGCGGAACAGTGCCAGTGAACCTGAATGTTTATGACCTTACATCCATTAATGGGTATGCTTATTGGCTCGGCCTCGGGGTCTACCATTCCGGAGTTCAAG TTCACGGGGTGGAGTATGCATTTGGAGCTCATGAGTATCCGACGACCGGAATTTTCGAAGGGGAACCAAAGCAGTGCGATGGATTCACGTTTAGGAAATCGCTGTTGATGGGATGGACGGAAATGACACCAGGGCAGGTGAGGGGAGTGATGGAGGAGCTTGCTGAAAAGTACAGAGGAAATGCGTACAATCTCATAACCAAGAATTGTAACCATTTCTGCAATGATGCTTGCATTAAGCTCACTGGGAATCCAATTCCCAGCTGGGTCAATCGCCTTGCCAAGCTAG GTTTCTTCTGTAAGTGTATCATTCCAGTGACCTTAAACACAACTAAAGTTGGTCATCACACAATCGAAGACAAGGTCTGCGATAGCGAGAAAACGAAACTCAGGAGCCGCTCAAAAAGATCGAATTCGCCTTCAAGTTCATCGTCATCTTCATCCTCACAAGATTCAACGAATAGGGATCCAAGTAGAACCtctcatcctccatcttcaccATTGATTCCTGGCTCTAGTTCTTCCTAG